The proteins below come from a single Plasmodium sp. gorilla clade G2 genome assembly, chromosome: 13 genomic window:
- a CDS encoding 60S ribosomal protein L24,putative translates to MSSIKTTVKTEACSFSEYRIYPGRGQKYIARDGKVYFYLSSKFASLALQKKKAAKLRWTQTWRRNNKKTKVETTQRRRYKKTIKIQKAVCGLTVEDIRNRKAYVQSIEAKNKAKFGTKEKEDKKKSKDDKKKSLAQFQQKKDFTKSKFLNMAKAKMHKMMKK, encoded by the exons atgtcaTCAATTAAAACTACTGTAAAAACTGAAGCCTGTTCTTTTAGCGAATACAGAATATATCCAGGAAGAGGTCAGAAATATATAGCAAGAGATGGAAaggtttatttttatttatcttcAAAATTTGCTTCTTTAGctttacaaaaaaagaagGCAGCTAAACTGAGATGGACAcaa aCGTGgagaagaaataataaaaaaaccaAAGTTGAAACAACTCAAAGAAGGAGATATAAGAAAACtataaaaattcaaaagGCTGTATGTGGTTTGACTGTTGAAGATATAAGAAATAGAAAAGCCTACGTCCAAAGCATAGAAGCTaaa AATAAGGCAAAATTTGGAACAAAGGAAAAAgaagataagaaaaaatcaAAAGACGACAAGAAAAAAAGTCTTGCACAATTTCAACAGAAAAAAGATTTTACAAAGTccaaatttttaaatatggcTAAAGCTAAAATGCataaaatgatgaaaaaataa
- a CDS encoding protein phosphatase PPM6, putative codes for MGNCASVINYSKFKIKKKEKKNSIDDTHSQKNKYRDAINKYAQENNARGECENYCDEFYSRRNNNTNVKLNRGMKCSQKNNALKNTDHSNCDNSNISSDQNENNMNDGISINNMKKNNLDNINNIDDDELYVKEKKEESAFDKWKKKKKKKNSEQVSGELAKNNTNDDVNYENEKREYSTNNMNNMNNMNNINNINNNNNNNCNNSSIIYDNNVSNNYKYYNNSCNLCNGEEKCVHKMKGLNCTYDEDDERRKCSDENINKLLIKNDEDSVEYSIEDMNDDYDNNNNNNIINNGSTIINNNIMVKKNKHENLLSIKYSNMILNDIRDVDIIVVFLFSLFLYFNANNIVDMLDRNKKDRYFLINSLNINHDVIKFPTFPKEIVESFLKNDFSLLKKYIKNKCNKLKKKYKNMYLKRYPENKQEEKLCKKKNMKNELKKKKKKEKCSFSTIVESVERDELIYRDITEIDCDKNLPDLKINFIVMGAYCFYQKDMKPFQDKNTFFYKSPSYICDSEISVACKKGKKVDFPNQDDFTIIQTNDWILIMVFDGHGPSGHDISNFVHVVLPLLFSYNIEKIYENPVRTMKTLFYMINCYLVNYSYCINNNINPININFIDYNLSGTTCTIILYNFITKKIYSAHTGDSRAVMGKQNPHTNKFSAYNITEDHKPSLKLEKDRILAFGGEVKKLHGDVAYRVFVKDEMYPGLAMSRAIGDITSSFIGVTCEPTIKILDKLEEDKFIIVATDGIWEFISSEECVQMVSKKKKKKVHIAMEEIIKESWRRWARIDTVDDMTLVILYF; via the exons atgGGCAATTGCGCTTCCGTCATAAATTATTCCAAGTTtaagattaaaaaaaaagaaaaaaaaaacagcaTTGATGATACACATTCTCAAAAGAATAAATACAGAGATgccataaataaatatgctCAAGAAAATAATGCAAGAGGAGAATGTGAAAATTATTGTGATGAATTTTATTCAAGAAGAAACAATAACACGAATGTTAAATTAAATAGAGGAATGAAATGttctcaaaaaaataatgcaTTAAAAAATACGGATCATTCCAATTgtgataatagtaatatatcaTCTGATCAAAATGAGAACAATATGAATGATGGTATTtccataaataatatgaagaaaaataatttagataatataaataatattgatgatgatgaattatatgttaaagaaaaaaaagaggaaAGTGCATTTgataaatggaaaaaaaaaaaaaaaaaaaaaaattctgaaCAAGTCAGTGGCGAGCTAgctaaaaataatacaaatgatgatgtaaattatgaaaatgaaaaaagggAATATAGCAccaataatatgaataatatgaataatatgaataatataaataatattaataataataataataacaattgtaataatagttctattatatatgacAATAACGTTTCCAATAATTACAAATACTACAACAATAGTTGTAATCTTTGCAATGGTGAAGAAAAATGTGTGCATAAGATGAAAGGATTAAATTGTAcatatgatgaagatgatgaaagaagaaaatgctcagatgaaaatataaataaattattaataaagaatGATGAGGATAGTGTTGAGTATAGTATTGAAGATATGAATGatgattatgataataataataataataatattattaataatggaagtactattattaataataatattatggttaaaaagaataaacaTGAGAATTTGTTAAGCATTAAATATAGTAATATGATATTAAACGATATTCGAGATGTAGATATAATCgtagtttttttatttagtttatttttatattttaatgcaAACAATATTGTTGATATGTTAGATCGAAATAAAAAGGATcgatattttttaataaattctttaaatattaatcatGATGTTATAAAGTTTCCAACGTTTCCAAAAGAGATAGTAGAgagttttttaaaaaatgattttagtttattaaagaaatatataaaaaacaaatgtaataaattaaaaaagaaatataaaaatatgtatttaaaaaGGTATCCAGAAAATAAACAAGAAGAGAAATTatgtaagaaaaaaaatatgaaaaatgaattaaaaaaaaagaaaaaaaaagagaaatgtTCGTTTTCAACAATAGTAGAATCAGTAGAACGTGATGAATTAATTTATAGAGATATAACTGAAATAGATTGTGATAAAAATTTACCAGatttgaaaataaattttatagtTATGGGTGCATATTGTTTTTATCAAAAGGATATGAAACCATTTCAAGATaaaaatacttttttttataaatctccatcatatatatgtgattcAGAAATATCAGTAGCAtgtaaaaaaggaaaaaaagtAGATTTTCCTAATCAAGATGATTTCACAATTATTCAAACAAATGATTGGATATTAATTATGGTATTTGATGGACATGGTCCATCAGGTCATGATATTAGTAATTTTGTACATGTAGTTCttccattattattttcatataatattgaaaagATTTATGAAAATCCTGTACGTACTATGAaaacattattttatatgataaattgtTATTTGgtaaattattcttattgtattaataataatattaatccaatcaatattaattttattgatTATAATTTAAGTGGAACCACTTGCACAATcattctttataattttattaccaaaaaaatttattctgCACATACAGGTGATAGTAGAGCAGTCATGGGGAAACAAAATCCTCACACCAATAAATTCTCagcatataatataacagaAGATCATAAACCATCTTTAAAGTTAGAAAAAGATAGAATTCTTGCATTCGGAGGAGAGGTCAAAAAATTACATGGAGATGTAGCATATAGAGTTTTTGTCAAAGATGAAATGTATCCAGGACTAGCCATGAGTAGAGCAATCGGTGATATaacttcttcttttattgGAGTTACTTGTGAACCTACTATCAAAATATTAGATAAATTAGAAGaagataaatttataattgtaGCTACAGATGGTATTTGGGAATTCATAAGTAGTGAGGAATGTGTGCAAATggtttcaaaaaaaaaaaaaaaaaaagttcacATAGCAATgg agGAAATTATTAAGGAATCCTGGAGAAGATGGGCAAGAATAGATACCGTCGACgat aTGACCTtggtaattttatatttttaa
- a CDS encoding U4/U6 small nuclear ribonucleoprotein PRP3, putative: MDDVKKRRRSRWGDAEKKEEDKEGDINNNNNNNNSNNFENINNNINILLNKNNEIPINKNNSIMNIPVSSSLPYNNLNNSIFSSNIHLNILKATEAARLAIEKVKKASRFKENDNINKNRRRLDFIPKPLMFDEQGREVDDEGNVINIKPITFSTLKVNMNKLDEDNILKKKNDDDIIINKNLNIENINNDINKENSLWFDNRIKNVSKRKEKKSGFFNFITPGSFIKHASNKQYNNKALMNFDLKKIMEEKKKVQSFQELSLNFLNNNVNENINPNMININNKKKKDDSISKFETWDHNQRYDILEYWDKDLFILIEHMYLKNENNVDYINEFIKTEKQTWEDKKEYIINNKTNNIDNNINDKHNNNNSNINSNINSNINLCSSLLTHEEHIQLNNLLIKCDVLLLLNDNKKIKSHKNNIYMLIVNNLLYIINFNYINHYIEHPVSLNEDKKGNDDDNINMTHMFLTPQERKKLRKRKRQEKEREKQDKIRIGLMPPPPPKMKLSNLMRVMGESALAQPSKTEYAVREQMKERELRHFEENQKRKLKPEERTKKKINKWKSNSDEENDVLLIYITNLSNKKHIFKIDINAQQLHLTGVCFMTVLYNFIIVEGKHVSIERYKRLIFRRIKWNEEEYDDEQNDNEDNHIINTNEKNQPQLNPINNNINQQDNNDNNNNNIYHDNHDNNDNSLYNHHSQCSLIWNGVVKKKNFKNWKMIVAKTEMEVTDYLSQHDALHYYHIIKKHRSVLEHI, encoded by the coding sequence atGGATGATGTTAAGAAAAGAAGAAGGTCGAGGTGGGGAGATGCagagaaaaaagaagaagacaAAGAAggagatataaataataataataataataataatagtaataattttgagaatataaataataatatcaatatattattaaataaaaataatgagataccaataaataagaataatagtATTATGAATATACCTGTGTCAAGTTCTTTgccatataataatttaaataattcaatattttcttctaatatccatttgaatattttaaaagctACTGAAGCAGCTAGATTGGCTATAGAAAAAGTAAAGAAAGCTAGTCGATTTAAAgagaatgataatataaataagaatagAAGAAGACTTGATTTTATTCCTAAACCTTTAATGTTCGATGAACAAGGTAGAGAAGTTGATGATGAAGGtaatgttataaatattaaaccTATTACCTTCTCAACATTAAAAGTAAATATGAATAAGTTagatgaagataatatattaaaaaaaaaaaatgatgatgatattattataaataagaatcttaatattgaaaatattaataatgatataaataaagaaaattctTTATGGTTCGATAATAGAATTAAAAATGTTtctaaaagaaaagaaaaaaaaagtggattttttaattttataacacCAGGCTCTTTTATCAAACATGCAAGtaataaacaatataataataaagcaTTAATGAAttttgatttaaaaaaaattatggaagaaaaaaaaaaagtacaatCTTTTCAAGAACTGTCTTTAAATtttctaaataataatgtcaatgaaaatataaaccctaatatgattaatataaataataaaaaaaaaaaagatgataGCATTTCTAAATTTGAAACATGGGATCATAACCAAAGATATGATATTTTAGAATATTGGGATAaggatttatttatattaatagaacatatgtatttaaagaatgaaaataatgttgattatataaatgaatttataaaaacagaAAAACAAACATGGgaagataaaaaagaatatataataaataataaaacgaataatattgataataatataaatgacaaacataataataataatagtaatattaatagtaatattaatagtaatattaatttGTGTAGTTCTTTATTAACACATGAAGAACATATCCAATTAAATAacttattaataaaatgtgatgttttattattattaaatgataataaaaaaataaaatcacataaaaataatatatatatgcttatagttaataatttgttatatattataaattttaattatatcaaTCATTATATTGAACACCCAGTCTCTTTGAATGAAGACAAAAAAggaaatgatgatgataatataaatatgacaCATATGTTTTTAACACCtcaagaaagaaaaaaattaagaaaaagaaaaagacaagaaaaagaaagagaGAAACAagataaaataagaatagGATTAATGCCTCCACCGCCAccaaaaatgaaattatcaAATTTAATGAGAGTCATGGGTGAAAGTGCATTAGCTCAACCATCAAAAACAGAATATGCAGTCAGAGAACAAATGAAAGAAAGAGAATTAAGACATTTTGAAGAAaatcaaaaaagaaaacttaAACCAGAAGAAagaactaaaaaaaaaattaataaatggaAATCAAATTcagatgaagaaaatgatgttctattaatatatattactaatttatctaataaaaaacatatctTTAAAATTGATATTAATGCACAACAATTACATTTAACAGGTGTATGCTTTATGAccgttttatataattttataattgtaGAAGGAAAACATGTATCTATAGaaagatataaaagattAATCTTTAGAAGAATCAAATGGAATGAAGAAGAATATGATGACGAGcaaaatgataatgaagacaatcatattataaatacaaatgaaaaaaatcaaCCACAATTAAATcctataaataataacatcAACCAGCAAGACAACAACGAcaataacaacaacaacataTATCATGATAatcatgataataatgataatagtttatataatcatcattCACAATGTAGTTTAATATGGAATGgtgttgtaaaaaaaaaaaattttaaaaactgGAAAATGATTGTTGCAAAAACAGAAATGGAAGTAACAGATTATTTAAGTCAACATGATGCATtgcattattatcatattataaagaaaCATAGATCAGTTCTTGAgcacatttaa
- a CDS encoding HORMA domain protein, putative — MLSRMSVRTHTHNEVLTKNDSVNMLKNIVKLGISLVTYLRNLFEENAYEEVCINELKLKRLLPINPQAHMIINWLEKGVFEAIEKEYLRILILDINDIYDNTIECYKFTFSYNNKNGDEIDITLEKSNQSSYENKKKIVYNDVNKNFVNNIYNDNYIKKNNYEHTTNELSNNKIGDYNKVNENKKQNEGQMVGQMVGQMGGQKVDHMVDQNVDQMVNHNICNNISSQINLNEIQKNYTNEYPCHKNDTLNCNNISHPQNNSFMNSQNYKHINNYCVNNLDDNKKSYLNYNRLKSIKERLFNKNNKEKKKKINNLFFKKQAKDKTYELLRSLVLLTQTLEPLPERTYLSMKLLYYDEIVPYNYQPPYFKNPDNNDLLKFIDIPNEDYIGKINTGHHFLSIIVNSTTNNFINKNIEMYNKGYFEKHTHHLKKLERKEMCKGIPHIEGKGPEVYPLTNDDNDDNDEYDEYDDEYDDEYDDECDNLYDDDDDDYHEECVQCVEREKSHKYNNFDRQEDKYIEKHYNDEYNCDNQNIYNNYHQDSYSDDYYYDDDYYDDDDYYDNNDDYYYDDDYYYDDDYYDDDDHYDNDDHYDNDDHYDDTLNNPNIYYPLNEHKMNSHFDSAYSLNKQRRRKRKTRQPRRRINQNLNTNMNLIGSINPDAMQNANININDHIDEESVRQMRRGRRRRRRRRRRRRRENEVSTRSISKIRTSSKTKNKIITRTRRRENTNTLLNDKEHMSIQKDVNIKEHISVKEDMTTRLRSRTRLRIRGRTASLSSNDVSNKNILTDRNKIISYNPNKNYYEIFNTTNNATYINNLQPNKMINENIKDSKYMHNANTNITNNNEKNGIITSKRNIENIQNVMMSNHINNNNNNNNNNMDDGDNNNNNNNNNNNNNLIVNHIDIYNNSYINNEDDHVHPNKSSYKNHQIIDKMINAKKQRRIKLLNKIKMYITRYKILSKIKIKNKFPSVSQYEIDKILDELLQDNIITTNENSVFKFVDKNEDIEEPIININTYDQDKIDHEINENMEEQKLIIINNDNMLNNIQHQDDVNCIYNNNIYQQHKEETEEEQKEEEQKEEEEEQEEEQQQQPLQQQEEQPQQHKEEELFATNNDEQINNDIKKLYNDVYNMCVKTKYVNKDIITKGLGIYPLLAKPLLHRLINENVIQDKFIKNKGYESNIYIPIQNKFNKKDNKDVVKCDIMSTTNSTNDEEDNEKKNKTNK; from the coding sequence ATGCTTTCTCGTATGAGCGTTCGAACGCATACTCACAATGAGGTTCTTACAAAGAATGATTCTGTAAATATGCTAAAGAATATAGTTAAATTAGGAATTAGTTTAGTTACGTATTTAAGAAACTTATTTGAAGAAAATGCATATGAAGAAGTATGtattaatgaattaaaattaaaaagactTCTACCTATAAATCCACAAGCACATATGATTATAAACTGGTTAGAAAAAGGTGTTTTTGAAGCTAttgaaaaagaatatttaagaatattaatattagatataaatgatatatatgataatacaaTCGAATGTTATAAATTTACTTtctcatataataataaaaatggagATGAAATAGATATCACTCTAGAGAAATCAAACCAATCttcatatgaaaataaaaaaaaaattgtatataatgatgtaaacaaaaattttgttaataatatatataatgataattatatcaaGAAGAATAATTATGAACATACAACAAATGAATtatctaataataaaattggtgattataataaggtaaatgaaaataaaaaacaaaatgaaggTCAAATGGTAGGTCAAATGGTAGGTCAAATGGGAGGTCAAAAAGTAGATCATATGGTAGATCAAAATGTAGATCAAATGgtaaatcataatatatgtaataatatttcttcacAAATAAATTTGAATGAAATCCAAAAGAATTACACAAATGAATATCCATGTCATAAAAACGACACACTAAACTGTAACAATATATCTCATCCTCAAAATAATAGTTTTATGAATTCACAGAATTATAAACATATCAATAATTATTGTGTAAATAAtcttgatgataataaaaagtcctatttaaattataatcgCCTCAAAAGTATAAAAGAaagattatttaataaaaataataaagaaaaaaaaaaaaaaattaataatttattttttaaaaaacaagCAAAAGATAAAACATATGAATTGTTAAGATCTTTAGTTTTACTTACACAAACATTAGAACCCTTACCAGAGAGGACATACTTATCtatgaaattattatattatgatgaAATCGTTCCATATAATTATCAGCCtccatattttaaaaaccCAGATAATAATGacttattaaaatttatagatATACCTAATGAAGATTATATAGGAAAAATAAACACAGGTCATCACTTCCTTTCTATTATTGTGAATTCAACTaccaataattttataaataaaaatatagaaatgtataataaaGGTTATTTTGAGAAACATACTCATCACTTGAAGAAACTAGAAAGGAAAGAAATGTGTAAAGGAATACCTCACATAGAAGGAAAGGGACCTGAGGTTTACCCATTaacaaatgatgataatgatgataatgacgAGTATGATGAATATGATGATGAGTATGATGATGAATATGATGATGAATGTGACAATttatatgatgatgatgatgatgattatCATGAAGAATGTGTTCAATGTGTTGAACGAGAAAAATctcataaatataacaattttGATCGACAagaagataaatatatagaaaaacatTATAATGACGAATATAATTGTgataatcaaaatatttataataattatcatcaagATAGTTACTCTGATGactattattatgatgatgattattatgatgatgatgattattatgataataatgatgattattattatgatgatgattattattatgatgatgattattatgatgacGATGATCATTATGATAACGATGACCATTATGATAACGATGATCATTATGATGATACATTGAATAACcccaatatatattatccttTAAATGAACATAAAATGAATAGCCATTTTGACTCAGCATATTCATTAAACAAacaaagaagaagaaaaagaaaaacaagaCAACCGAGAAGAAGGATAAATCAAAATTTAAATACAAACATGAACCTTATTGGAAGTATAAATCCAGATGCTATGCAAAatgcaaatataaatattaatgatcACATAGATGAAGAAAGTGTCAGACAGATGAGAAGAGGAAGAAGAAGACGACGAAGAAGAAGacgaagaagaagaagagaAAATGAAGTGAGTACAAGAAGTATTTCAAAAATAAGAACGTCatcaaaaacaaaaaataaaattatcacTAGAACAAGGAGACGAGAAAATACAAATacattattaaatgataaagaaCATATGAGTATTCAAAAAGatgtaaatattaaagaaCATATAAGTGTTAAAGAAGATATGACTACACGACTAAGGTCTAGAACAAGATTAAGAATAAGAGGAAGAACAGCAAGTCTTAGTAGTAATGATGttagtaataaaaatatattaacagatagaaataaaattatttcatataacCCAAATAAAAATTACTATGAAATATTCAACACAACAAATAATgctacatatataaataatcttcaacctaataaaatgataaatgaaaatattaaagacagtaaatatatgcataatGCTAATAcgaatattacaaataataatgaaaaaaatggaattaTTACTTCAAAGAggaatatagaaaatattcaaaatgttATGATGTccaatcatataaataataataataataataataataataatatggatgatggtgataacaacaacaacaataataataataataataataataaccttATTGTTAATCACatagatatttataataatagctatataaataatgaagatgatCATGTACATCCTAATAAATCCTCTTATAAAAATCATCAAATTATAGATAAAATGATTAATgcaaaaaaacaaagaagAATAAAATTGTTAAACAAAATTAAGATGTATATTACaagatataaaattttaagtaagataaaaattaaaaataaattcccAAGTGTATCACAATATGAAATAGATAAAATATTAGATGAACTATTACaggataatattattacaacaaatgaaaatagtgtttttaaatttgttgataaaaatgaagatattgAAGAAcctattataaatataaatacatatgacCAAGACAAAATCGATCATGagataaatgaaaatatggaagaacaaaaattaattataataaataatgacaatatgttaaataatatacaacatCAAGATGATGTAAActgtatttataataataatatttatcagCAGCATAAAGAAGAAACAGAAGAAGaacaaaaagaagaagaacaaaaagaagaagaagaagaacaagaagaagaacaacaacaacaaccaCTACAACAACAAGAAGAACAACCACAACAACATAAAGAAGAAGAACTATTTGCTACTAATAATGATGAacaaattaataatgatataaaaaaactaTACAATgatgtttataatatgtgtgttaaaacaaaatatgttaataaagatattattaCTAAAGGACTAGGTATATACCCTTTACTTGCAAAACCATTACTACATAGACTTATTAATGAAAATGTAATTCaagataaatttataaaaaataaaggatatgaaagtaatatatatatacccattcaaaataaatttaataaaaaggataataaAGACGTAGTAAAGTGTGATATTATGTCTACTACAAATTCGACCAACGACGAAGaggataatgaaaaaaaaaataaaacaaataaataa
- a CDS encoding H/ACA ribonucleoprotein complex subunit 1, putative has product MGFFKKNKKQSFNRNYDGDFQCNNIILGGTFYKHCENDLLLKNKLENLVPYFNGRIFLENKEEIGKVDEILGPINEFYFSVKLKEGIRAKSFSSDTHFFIDKSQTLPLSRFLPQEKNSQGPIKKKKKKSNRDKKKNSFNHNNKKPNNYNFKGNNNRNDHNNRNDHNNRNDHNNRNDHNNRNDRNNRNNKNSFRNRSNSSRKFSNQRGRF; this is encoded by the coding sequence atggGATTTTTTAAGAAGAACAAGAAACAAAGCTTTAATAGAAATTATGACGGAGACTTtcaatgtaataatataattcttGGAGGGACTTTTTATAAACATTGTgaaaatgatttattattaaaaaataaattagagAATCTAGTTCCATATTTTAATGGGAGAAtatttttagaaaataaagaagaaattgGAAAGGTAGATGAGATTCTAGGACCCATAAacgaattttatttttctgtCAAATTAAAAGAAGGTATTAGAGCAAAATCTTTTTCTAGTGatacacatttttttattgataAATCACAAACATTACCTTTAAGTCGATTCTTAccacaagaaaaaaattcaCAAGGtcctattaaaaaaaaaaaaaaaaaatctaatagagacaagaaaaaaaatagtttTAATCACAACAATAAGAAGCCAaacaattataattttaaaggaaataataataggaATGACCATAACAATAGAAATGACCataataatagaaatgatcataataatagaaatgatcataataatagaaatgatcgcaataatagaaataataaaaacagtTTTAGAAATAGATCAAACAGTAGTCGTAAATTTAGTAATCAAAGAGGAagattttaa
- a CDS encoding ribosomal RNA methyltransferase, putative, whose translation MICDILFKPQIIYNKKDIFYIKYISFYQHICKRGYKEAAAKVFNKKSSHTSTWIQRQISDRYVLRAKNDNYRSRAAYKLIELDNKYLFLKKNKIILDIGCYPGSWCQVILERTKNYRNKIIGIDKNIMDPLPNVYFIQGEIGVDNIDNKNNINNKKNINYIDNINKNSVDYKLREILQDKKIDVILSDAAVPCIGNKIDDHLNSCELTLSITHFMEQYINIGGIYILKMYLGSQTNNLKTYLKGIFQYVHTNKPKASRKESREIYLVCRNFIGRKKITEDIQIKGSFSSKEGYY comes from the coding sequence ATGATATgcgatatattatttaaaccacaaattatatataataagaaagatatattttatataaaatacatttcATTTTATCAACACATATGTAAGAGAGGTTATAAAGAAGCTGCCGCTAaagtttttaataaaaaaagcaGTCACACAAGTACGTGGATTCAAAGACAAATAAGTGACCGTTATGTATTACGAGCTaagaatgataattataGGAGTCGAGCAGCATATAAGTTAATTGAAttagataataaatatttatttttgaaaaaaaataaaataattttagatATTGGATGTTATCCAGGTAGTTGGTGTCAAGTTATATTAGAGCGTACtaaaaattatagaaataaaataattggaattgataaaaatataatggaCCCTTTACCtaatgtttattttattcaagGTGAAATAGGTGTagataatatagataataagaataatataaacaataagaagaatataaattatattgacaatattaataaaaattctgTTGATTATAAATTAAGAGAAATATTACaggataaaaaaatagatgTAATATTAAGTGATGCAGCTGTTCCATGTATTGGAAATAAAATTGATGATCATTTAAATTCATGTGAACTTACATTATCAATCACACATTTTATGGAacagtatataaatataggtggtatttatattcttaaaatGTATTTAGGTAGTCAAactaataatttaaaaacatatttaaaaGGTATTTTTCAATACGTCCATACAAATAAACCAAAAGCATCTAGAAAAGAATCAAGAGAAATATATCTCGTATGTAGAAATTTTAttggaagaaaaaaaattacagaAGATATACAAATCAAGGGATCATTCTCTTCAAAAGAAGGCTACTACtga